A region from the Rhodohalobacter sp. SW132 genome encodes:
- the ilvC gene encoding ketol-acid reductoisomerase yields the protein MKAKVFYNTDANLDELNGKTVAVIGYGSQGHAHALNLKDSGVDVVVGLRKSSSSWQEAKDAGLEVTETADAAKKGDIIMVLIPDQFQADVFKSDIEPNLEEGNALAFAHGFNIHFDGIVPPKNVDVFMVAPKGPGHLVRRVFTQESGVPCLYAIYQDHSGKTKETALAYAKAIGGTRAGVLETTFKEETETDLFGEQAVLCGGASELVKAGFETLVEAGYQPEIAYFECLHELKLIVDLMYEGGIERMYYSVSDTAEYGGLSRGDRVIDADTKKRMKKILEEVQKGEFAKEWMKENSDGLPKLTEMRSGLGAHQIEKVGKELRSMMNWIDDGKKSKSKKEAEPAE from the coding sequence ATGAAAGCTAAAGTTTTTTACAACACCGATGCTAACCTCGATGAATTGAATGGTAAGACTGTAGCCGTAATCGGTTATGGCAGCCAGGGTCATGCTCATGCACTAAATCTTAAAGATAGCGGAGTGGATGTTGTTGTTGGGCTGCGCAAAAGCAGCTCATCCTGGCAGGAAGCAAAGGATGCAGGATTGGAAGTTACTGAAACAGCCGATGCAGCTAAAAAAGGGGATATCATTATGGTATTGATTCCTGATCAGTTCCAGGCGGATGTTTTTAAATCGGATATCGAGCCGAACCTTGAAGAGGGCAACGCGCTGGCTTTTGCTCACGGATTTAACATCCACTTCGACGGGATTGTACCACCAAAAAATGTTGATGTGTTTATGGTCGCTCCAAAAGGCCCGGGCCATCTTGTACGGCGCGTGTTTACACAGGAATCGGGTGTGCCGTGCCTTTATGCTATTTACCAGGATCACAGCGGCAAAACCAAAGAGACAGCTCTTGCTTATGCCAAAGCGATCGGCGGAACGCGTGCTGGTGTACTGGAGACCACATTTAAGGAAGAGACCGAAACCGATCTCTTTGGTGAGCAGGCCGTATTGTGCGGCGGCGCATCAGAACTGGTAAAGGCCGGATTTGAAACGCTTGTTGAAGCAGGATATCAGCCGGAAATTGCCTATTTCGAATGCCTCCATGAGCTGAAACTGATTGTGGACCTGATGTATGAGGGTGGAATTGAACGGATGTACTACTCAGTAAGTGATACGGCAGAATACGGCGGATTGAGCCGCGGTGACCGTGTGATTGATGCTGATACCAAAAAACGAATGAAGAAAATTCTTGAAGAAGTCCAGAAAGGCGAATTCGCCAAAGAGTGGATGAAGGAGAACAGCGATGGTCTTCCAAAACTGACTGAGATGCGATCAGGCCTTGGCGCCCATCAAATCGAAAAAGTAGGAAAAGAGCTGCGCTCAATGATGAACTGGATTGATGACGGAAAAAAATCGAAATCGAAAAAAGAAGCGGAGCCCGCTGAGTGA
- the cimA gene encoding citramalate synthase — translation MSKTIQIFDTTLRDGTQGEKVCLSAADKVRIAERLDQFGVSFIEGGWPGSNPKDLEFFQLVKNKTFNNAKIVAFGSTCRAGSKPEEDKNIQFLLEAETDVVSIFGKSWLLHVTQALKISAEDNLAIIKDSVAYLKKNGKEVVYDAEHFFDGYKDDPEYAVKTLKEAEAAGADVLVLCDTNGGTMTHEVSEIISAVRKQVKGKLGIHAHNDSELAVANSLAAVAAGCEHVQGTINGYGERCGNANLCSVIPNLQIKQNYSCVPESSLEKLSSISGFVSEVANVAPDYKMPYTGRSAFAHKGGVHVSAIMKNEATYEHIKPEAVGNKRRVLVSDLSGKSNVLYKSDELGIEIDRETNNVPQIVERLKELENEGFQFEAAEASFELLVKKMSEPFTDLFDLEGFRVIMDRDSSGNSRSEATIRVNVNGQLEHSAAEGNGPVHALDKALRKALCKFYPDIAEIVLKDYKVRVLNEKDGTGARVRVLIDSGKNRESWGTVGVSKNIVDASWQALADSMNYYLMHHKNQNSKEKEVRDEVQVH, via the coding sequence ATGTCCAAAACCATCCAGATATTCGATACAACGTTGCGGGACGGCACTCAGGGAGAGAAGGTGTGCCTTTCTGCTGCTGATAAGGTCCGCATCGCAGAACGGCTTGATCAGTTCGGCGTGAGTTTTATTGAGGGCGGATGGCCGGGTTCAAACCCTAAAGATCTCGAGTTTTTTCAGCTTGTTAAAAATAAAACGTTTAATAACGCTAAAATTGTAGCCTTTGGGAGCACCTGCCGGGCAGGATCGAAACCGGAAGAGGATAAAAATATTCAGTTTTTACTGGAGGCTGAGACGGATGTGGTTTCCATTTTTGGTAAATCGTGGCTTCTTCATGTAACACAGGCATTGAAGATTTCAGCCGAAGATAACCTTGCCATCATTAAAGATTCCGTTGCCTACCTGAAGAAAAACGGAAAAGAGGTAGTGTACGATGCGGAACATTTTTTCGACGGGTACAAAGACGATCCGGAGTATGCCGTAAAAACCCTGAAAGAAGCTGAAGCTGCCGGTGCGGATGTTCTGGTTTTGTGTGATACAAATGGCGGAACCATGACTCACGAGGTATCGGAGATTATCTCTGCTGTACGAAAACAGGTGAAGGGTAAACTTGGTATACACGCACATAACGACAGTGAACTTGCCGTTGCAAACAGTCTTGCAGCCGTAGCTGCCGGGTGTGAACATGTGCAGGGAACCATCAACGGATACGGAGAACGGTGCGGTAATGCCAATCTCTGCTCGGTGATTCCCAACCTTCAGATCAAACAGAACTATAGCTGTGTACCGGAGAGCAGCCTGGAAAAACTTTCTTCCATCTCGGGTTTTGTCAGTGAGGTGGCCAATGTGGCTCCTGATTATAAAATGCCCTACACCGGACGAAGTGCTTTTGCCCATAAAGGGGGCGTTCATGTGAGTGCCATCATGAAAAATGAGGCGACCTATGAACACATCAAACCGGAAGCAGTCGGTAATAAACGCCGCGTTCTGGTATCTGATCTTTCAGGAAAAAGCAATGTGCTCTACAAATCGGATGAACTCGGGATCGAGATCGACCGGGAGACCAATAATGTGCCGCAAATTGTCGAACGGCTGAAAGAGCTGGAGAATGAAGGATTTCAGTTTGAGGCAGCAGAAGCGTCGTTCGAACTTCTGGTGAAGAAGATGAGCGAACCGTTTACCGACCTCTTTGACCTTGAAGGATTCAGGGTAATTATGGACCGGGACTCTTCAGGAAATTCACGATCTGAGGCAACTATCCGGGTAAATGTTAACGGACAGCTTGAACACAGTGCCGCCGAGGGGAACGGCCCTGTTCACGCGCTCGATAAAGCATTGAGGAAAGCTCTTTGCAAATTTTACCCGGATATTGCCGAAATCGTGCTGAAAGATTACAAAGTGAGGGTATTAAACGAAAAAGACGGCACCGGTGCCCGTGTCAGGGTATTGATCGATTCCGGGAAGAACCGGGAATCGTGGGGCACCGTCGGAGTATCCAAAAATATTGTGGACGCAAGCTGGCAGGCACTCGCCGACAGCATGAACTACTATTTGATGCATCATAAAAATCAAAATTCAAAGGAGAAGGAGGTTCGCGATGAAGTACAGGTCCATTAA
- a CDS encoding 2-isopropylmalate synthase, whose translation MSNQIKIFDTTLRDGEQSPGYSMNESEKLRLARQLEKLGVDIIEAGFPIASEGDFQTVKKIAEIITESSVAGLCRTTDLDIETAAKAVEKAAKPRIHTFIATSDIHMKYKLCKSRDEVVESTIHAVEKARSYCDDVEFSAEDASRSDPEFLYRVFEAAISAGATTINVPDTVGYALPWEFGELIKGIRENVPNISDAVLSVHCHNDLGLAVANSLFAVQNGAEQVECTINGIGERAGNASLEEIVMAIETRKNNMDFTTGVNTREIYPASQLLAEITGKGVQPNKAIVGDNAFAHEAGIHQHGVLKNPLCYEIMTPESVGLTCNKIVIGKHSGRFALGKKLEDMGYKLSKDELNSAYKSVTRLADEKKIVKDHDLTSIMSMMRNQPNPEPQKMASGG comes from the coding sequence ATGAGTAATCAAATTAAAATTTTCGACACCACCCTTCGCGACGGCGAACAGTCGCCCGGATACAGCATGAACGAGAGTGAAAAACTCCGGCTTGCCCGTCAGCTCGAGAAGCTTGGCGTAGATATTATCGAGGCCGGTTTCCCGATCGCTTCGGAAGGGGATTTTCAAACCGTGAAAAAAATCGCGGAGATAATCACCGAAAGCAGCGTGGCAGGCCTCTGCCGAACCACCGATTTGGATATTGAAACAGCTGCTAAAGCTGTGGAGAAAGCGGCCAAACCGAGAATTCACACCTTTATCGCCACTTCTGATATTCACATGAAATATAAGTTGTGCAAGTCGCGGGATGAGGTGGTAGAATCGACCATTCACGCAGTTGAAAAGGCCCGCTCCTATTGTGATGATGTGGAATTTTCTGCGGAAGACGCTTCCCGCAGCGATCCTGAATTTTTATACCGGGTGTTCGAGGCCGCAATTAGTGCCGGAGCCACCACCATCAACGTGCCGGATACCGTTGGCTACGCCCTCCCCTGGGAATTTGGCGAGCTGATCAAGGGAATCCGTGAAAACGTGCCCAACATCAGCGATGCCGTACTCAGCGTGCACTGCCATAACGACCTGGGACTTGCCGTTGCAAATTCACTTTTTGCCGTGCAAAACGGGGCAGAGCAGGTGGAATGCACCATTAACGGGATTGGTGAACGGGCCGGAAATGCATCACTCGAGGAGATTGTGATGGCGATTGAAACGCGAAAAAACAACATGGACTTTACTACCGGTGTGAACACCCGCGAGATCTATCCGGCCAGTCAGCTTCTTGCTGAAATCACCGGCAAAGGTGTTCAGCCAAACAAAGCGATCGTGGGCGATAACGCGTTTGCGCATGAAGCGGGTATCCATCAGCATGGCGTATTGAAAAATCCGCTTTGCTACGAAATTATGACACCCGAATCAGTGGGTCTCACCTGTAATAAAATCGTTATCGGAAAACACTCCGGACGATTTGCACTCGGGAAAAAACTCGAAGATATGGGTTATAAACTCAGCAAAGACGAATTGAACTCAGCGTACAAAAGCGTAACTCGTCTCGCCGATGAGAAGAAGATTGTGAAAGATCACGATCTGACATCCATCATGTCGATGATGAGAAATCAGCCAAATCCGGAACCACAAAAAATGGCTTCTGGTGGGTGA
- a CDS encoding 3-isopropylmalate dehydratase large subunit, translating into MGMTLTEKILAKKSGNSKVSPGESVWVDVDVLMTHDVCGPPAIQIFQREFGENARVWDKEKLVIIPDHYIFTKDKYANRNVDILRAFAADQDLPHYYDVGTDRYKGVCHVALPEEGFTRPGEVLFGTDSHTCTAGAFGQFATGIGNTDAAFIMGTGKLWVKVPETMRFVFEGSKLPPYLMAKDIILKIIGDIGVDGATYRTMEFAGSGIKAFTMEDRMTLTNMAIEAGGKNGVVETDKITREYVKARTDHPFEEFKSDPDAEYHSEHFYNLNDIVPMVAKPHSPDNKATAEELEGTELTRAYIGSCTGGKLSDFRAAAEIIKGKTLKIDTYIVPATTEIAKGLETETIMGETLIDIFKNAGCKIGRASCAACLGGPSDTFGRLNEDEICISTTNRNYPGRMGSKAASVYLASPYTVAASAVTGTITDPRVFIQETVI; encoded by the coding sequence ATGGGAATGACATTAACTGAAAAGATCCTGGCAAAAAAGAGCGGAAACAGTAAAGTATCACCCGGCGAGAGTGTCTGGGTGGATGTGGATGTGCTGATGACGCACGATGTATGCGGCCCGCCGGCGATCCAGATCTTTCAGCGGGAATTTGGCGAAAATGCCAGGGTCTGGGATAAAGAGAAGCTTGTGATTATCCCCGATCACTACATTTTCACAAAAGATAAATATGCCAACCGAAACGTCGATATTCTGCGCGCATTTGCTGCCGACCAGGATCTTCCCCACTATTATGATGTGGGAACTGATCGCTATAAAGGAGTTTGTCACGTAGCTCTCCCTGAGGAAGGATTTACACGTCCGGGCGAAGTACTCTTCGGTACTGATTCCCATACCTGTACTGCAGGTGCGTTTGGCCAGTTTGCCACCGGAATCGGGAATACCGACGCTGCGTTTATCATGGGCACAGGAAAATTATGGGTAAAAGTCCCAGAAACGATGCGGTTTGTATTTGAAGGCAGCAAACTTCCTCCCTACCTGATGGCAAAAGATATCATCCTGAAAATTATCGGGGATATCGGGGTGGATGGCGCTACCTACCGAACCATGGAATTTGCCGGAAGCGGCATCAAAGCGTTTACGATGGAAGACCGCATGACACTGACCAATATGGCGATTGAAGCCGGTGGAAAAAATGGTGTTGTAGAGACGGATAAAATCACCCGGGAATATGTGAAAGCGCGTACCGATCATCCGTTTGAGGAGTTTAAAAGTGATCCCGATGCCGAATATCACAGTGAACATTTTTATAACCTGAATGATATTGTGCCGATGGTTGCCAAACCGCACAGCCCGGACAACAAAGCCACCGCTGAAGAACTCGAAGGCACCGAATTGACACGCGCCTACATCGGGTCATGCACCGGCGGGAAGCTTTCAGATTTCCGGGCCGCGGCGGAAATCATCAAAGGTAAGACACTCAAAATCGACACCTACATCGTTCCGGCTACTACCGAGATCGCCAAAGGGCTTGAAACGGAAACCATTATGGGCGAAACGCTGATAGATATCTTCAAAAATGCCGGATGCAAAATCGGCCGTGCGTCGTGTGCAGCGTGTCTTGGCGGACCGTCGGACACATTTGGACGACTGAACGAAGATGAAATCTGTATCTCCACAACCAACCGGAATTATCCCGGGCGAATGGGATCAAAAGCCGCATCGGTTTATTTGGCTTCGCCTTACACCGTTGCTGCATCTGCAGTTACGGGGACAATTACCGATCCGAGGGTATTTATCCAGGAGACGGTTATATAG
- a CDS encoding 3-isopropylmalate dehydratase — MPQKTTTIKGKAFVLGKNIDTDQIIPAAHLVYSLEDPEERKLYGKYALSGVPDDESGLPQGNIPLTKEDATESEFNIIVGGPNFGCGSSREHAPACLEIAGVKAIIAPTYARIFYRNSVDGGFVIPYESLEDLSQKVHTHDELEIDQEKQVVKNLTQNEEYKIRPLGSVADIVSAGGIFAYARETGMVESVNS; from the coding sequence ATGCCACAAAAAACAACCACCATCAAAGGTAAAGCTTTTGTTCTCGGTAAGAATATTGATACTGATCAAATCATCCCGGCGGCACATCTTGTGTATAGCCTGGAAGATCCTGAGGAGCGAAAGCTCTACGGCAAATATGCGCTTTCAGGAGTTCCTGATGATGAGTCCGGGTTACCGCAGGGGAACATTCCTCTAACCAAAGAGGATGCTACTGAAAGTGAATTCAACATTATCGTCGGCGGCCCGAATTTCGGGTGCGGATCATCCCGCGAACACGCACCGGCATGCCTTGAAATTGCGGGGGTAAAAGCGATCATCGCGCCCACTTATGCACGGATCTTTTACCGCAACTCAGTGGACGGCGGCTTTGTGATTCCTTACGAAAGCCTCGAAGATCTCAGCCAGAAAGTTCATACACACGACGAGCTGGAGATCGACCAGGAGAAGCAAGTGGTTAAAAACCTGACTCAGAATGAAGAGTATAAAATCCGGCCGCTTGGCAGCGTGGCTGATATCGTCAGTGCCGGCGGAATTTTTGCCTACGCCCGGGAGACGGGGATGGTGGAATCAGTGAACAGCTGA
- the leuB gene encoding 3-isopropylmalate dehydrogenase translates to MTTKKIAVLPGDGIGTEVTSVAVEVLKRACEAHGIEIETESFLFGGCSYDEFGEPVTDETLDACLEADAVLLGAVGGPQYDDLPKQHRPEAALLKLRKTLGTYTNLRPIKIYPALMGSSSLKPEILEGTDILIVRELTGGIYFGRPRHTKEVDGDVVATDSMVYSKSEIQRVAKHAFEAAAKRNGRVCSVDKSNILDTSRLWRKTVSEMAPDYKEIELSHMLVDNCAMQLVRNPGQFDVILTGNLFGDILSDEASMLTGSIGMLPSASIGDKNGLYEPVHGSAPDIAGENKANPLAAIASAAMLCRYSLDLTEAASEIEDAIDRVLAAGFRSGDIYTGSEEETLIGTDEMGANVLGELKKKAIIR, encoded by the coding sequence ATGACCACAAAAAAAATAGCAGTACTCCCCGGTGATGGAATTGGAACAGAAGTTACATCGGTAGCAGTGGAGGTTTTGAAGAGAGCATGTGAAGCTCACGGTATTGAGATTGAAACAGAAAGCTTCCTTTTTGGCGGATGCAGTTACGATGAGTTTGGCGAGCCTGTTACGGATGAAACACTCGATGCGTGTCTCGAGGCAGATGCTGTACTTCTGGGTGCGGTGGGAGGCCCTCAGTACGATGATCTCCCCAAACAGCACCGTCCGGAAGCAGCACTGCTTAAACTTCGCAAAACACTCGGCACCTACACCAATCTGCGTCCGATTAAGATCTATCCCGCGCTGATGGGATCATCTTCCCTGAAGCCGGAAATACTGGAAGGAACCGATATTCTGATCGTCCGTGAGCTCACCGGAGGCATCTATTTCGGCCGGCCGCGTCACACCAAAGAAGTTGATGGTGATGTGGTTGCCACCGACTCGATGGTCTACTCCAAATCAGAAATTCAGAGAGTGGCAAAACATGCGTTTGAAGCCGCTGCAAAACGAAACGGACGTGTCTGTTCTGTGGATAAATCAAATATCCTGGACACCTCCCGCCTCTGGAGAAAAACGGTATCGGAAATGGCGCCGGATTATAAAGAGATTGAACTCAGCCATATGCTGGTAGACAACTGTGCCATGCAGTTGGTCCGTAATCCCGGTCAGTTTGACGTAATCCTGACCGGAAATCTTTTCGGCGATATTTTAAGCGATGAAGCCTCAATGCTGACCGGCTCAATCGGGATGCTGCCATCGGCGAGTATCGGCGACAAAAACGGACTCTACGAACCGGTTCACGGCTCCGCACCCGATATTGCCGGAGAAAACAAAGCCAACCCACTGGCCGCAATCGCCTCAGCCGCGATGCTCTGCCGCTACTCCCTGGACCTCACGGAGGCCGCATCTGAAATTGAAGACGCGATAGACCGCGTATTGGCAGCCGGTTTCCGATCGGGAGATATCTACACCGGATCAGAAGAAGAGACGCTGATCGGCACAGATGAAATGGGAGCAAACGTATTAGGTGAGTTAAAGAAAAAAGCGATTATCCGATAA
- a CDS encoding T9SS type A sorting domain-containing protein: MAFSQHNNGEQNHSTDSGLMNQVNQLQQKSGEDLNRVLKKNTSPSTTSFDSQFAEENERWSGEFGEAYIQEIVFKVKEYQGDLYIAGDIEAASDGTQVVSATGLVKWDGESYSTFPGEFDGPVFDIAFIDGNLFIGGAFSSVTVDGEVTELNHIAKWDGESWSPLDGGTDGNVWALLAVNNTLYVGGDFEHSNGDQVASPYISRWSENSESWSSLSGMELNSVVQTLTTDGSNIIAGGDFSNNGLNRIAMWDGSDWEPLGDGFNNFVTDILIDDDLIYAAGRFDERGDGTTLRYIGVYDLSEDLQDRNWKSPGQSSPDEPAIRMSMHNGELVIGGEFQNIGINEIRGVATLNDGQWQPIGNGIDGAVTSVVHNSDGTLYAGGVFESANGISSPNFSMFNGSEWQRVGSQDVTLSLASIDNGSMIFDVAWYQGDLYVTGFIDEIGGIEVSGIARWDGETWHDLDGGLTVEEGGYSPAGSSLLVHDGNLYVGGQFEHAGSLPQPANGIARWNGQEWSRLGSGITSDIISTPYIWDLAEFDGNIYAVGEFTEATGMQVNSVAYWNGSDWFDVGNGTANNDLVRAIYKEGDTVFIGGSFQSVGSDDNPIDATGVAAWSETDQEWSPLGNGLDGNIFYLTRYKDELIAAGEFTNQGASANLSGIAAWDPVNETWSDFQNADLSDNTTITSLVNADETLYVAGSFESINGQKGVNSIASFSQDEGWNPLGDGITVFGHSPGTVLKISHLDDKLWTTGMFTQAGNKSAHTISNWDLQIVDVSIDEPIAEEPKQFQLDQNYPNPFNPATTIHFALEDAADVQLRVYDMAGREVATIVDNRMSSGSHSVNFDASRLSSGVYLYRLEATLGSGQSFTQSRKMTLIK; encoded by the coding sequence ATGGCATTTTCGCAACACAACAATGGAGAGCAAAACCACTCCACAGATAGCGGCCTGATGAACCAGGTCAATCAACTACAACAAAAGTCCGGTGAGGATCTGAACCGGGTTTTAAAGAAAAACACATCCCCTTCAACCACCTCTTTCGATTCTCAATTCGCAGAAGAAAATGAGCGCTGGTCGGGGGAATTCGGCGAAGCCTACATTCAGGAAATAGTATTTAAGGTAAAAGAATATCAGGGTGACTTATACATTGCCGGTGATATTGAAGCCGCATCCGATGGAACTCAAGTAGTTTCAGCAACTGGACTGGTAAAATGGGATGGCGAATCTTATAGCACTTTTCCCGGTGAGTTTGACGGACCGGTCTTCGATATTGCATTTATTGATGGTAACCTTTTTATTGGCGGAGCCTTTTCATCCGTAACCGTAGACGGTGAGGTAACTGAGCTAAACCACATTGCGAAATGGGATGGCGAATCCTGGTCTCCGCTCGACGGGGGAACAGATGGTAACGTATGGGCATTATTGGCTGTAAACAATACTCTCTACGTTGGTGGTGATTTTGAACATTCAAATGGCGACCAGGTAGCTTCACCCTATATCTCACGCTGGAGTGAAAATTCAGAAAGCTGGAGCAGTCTGTCTGGAATGGAATTGAATTCCGTGGTACAAACTCTTACTACGGACGGCAGCAACATCATTGCCGGCGGAGATTTTAGTAACAATGGCCTGAACCGCATCGCTATGTGGGATGGATCAGACTGGGAGCCGTTGGGGGATGGTTTTAACAATTTCGTTACCGACATATTGATTGACGATGATCTTATCTATGCAGCCGGACGGTTTGATGAACGGGGTGACGGTACAACACTACGGTATATTGGCGTATACGACTTGTCTGAAGATCTACAGGATCGAAACTGGAAAAGCCCCGGACAAAGTTCGCCGGATGAACCCGCAATACGTATGAGCATGCACAATGGTGAACTGGTCATTGGCGGTGAGTTTCAAAATATCGGAATCAACGAAATTCGCGGTGTTGCAACTTTAAACGATGGTCAGTGGCAACCGATCGGTAATGGAATAGATGGTGCAGTTACATCGGTTGTGCACAACTCAGACGGCACGTTATATGCTGGCGGAGTATTCGAAAGTGCAAACGGTATCTCTTCTCCCAACTTTTCAATGTTCAACGGGTCAGAGTGGCAGCGGGTAGGAAGCCAGGATGTTACTTTGTCTCTGGCAAGTATTGATAATGGATCCATGATTTTTGACGTTGCCTGGTACCAGGGTGATTTATATGTCACCGGATTTATTGATGAAATCGGTGGAATTGAGGTTTCAGGCATTGCCCGCTGGGATGGTGAAACATGGCACGATCTCGATGGCGGACTTACCGTTGAGGAAGGCGGCTATAGCCCTGCAGGTTCATCCCTCCTGGTTCATGACGGAAACCTGTATGTCGGCGGACAGTTTGAACACGCTGGTTCCCTTCCTCAACCCGCCAACGGCATCGCCCGATGGAACGGTCAGGAGTGGTCTCGCCTCGGATCAGGGATCACAAGCGATATAATTAGTACCCCGTATATCTGGGATTTGGCTGAATTCGACGGCAATATCTATGCAGTTGGTGAATTTACGGAAGCTACAGGCATGCAGGTAAATAGTGTCGCCTACTGGAACGGGAGTGACTGGTTTGATGTGGGAAACGGGACAGCCAACAACGATTTAGTTCGAGCCATTTATAAAGAGGGAGATACGGTCTTTATCGGTGGAAGTTTTCAATCTGTTGGGTCGGATGATAACCCGATTGATGCCACAGGTGTTGCCGCCTGGTCTGAGACCGATCAGGAATGGAGCCCCTTAGGAAACGGGCTTGATGGTAATATTTTCTACCTCACGCGCTATAAAGATGAACTCATCGCTGCCGGAGAATTTACAAACCAGGGCGCATCGGCGAATCTATCCGGTATTGCTGCGTGGGATCCGGTTAATGAAACCTGGTCTGACTTTCAAAATGCAGACCTCTCGGATAATACGACTATCACAAGCCTTGTAAACGCTGACGAAACTCTCTATGTCGCAGGTAGTTTTGAAAGTATAAACGGGCAGAAAGGTGTAAATTCCATCGCATCCTTTTCACAAGATGAAGGGTGGAACCCGCTGGGAGATGGAATAACAGTTTTCGGCCATTCACCAGGTACCGTTTTAAAAATTAGTCATCTGGATGATAAACTTTGGACGACGGGCATGTTCACACAGGCCGGTAACAAATCGGCACACACGATCAGTAACTGGGATCTCCAAATCGTGGATGTCTCCATTGATGAACCAATCGCTGAAGAGCCGAAACAATTCCAGCTTGATCAAAACTATCCCAATCCGTTTAACCCGGCGACTACCATCCATTTTGCTTTGGAGGATGCCGCAGATGTTCAGCTTCGGGTATATGACATGGCGGGCCGCGAAGTTGCTACAATTGTGGATAATCGCATGAGCAGTGGATCACACTCGGTCAACTTTGACGCTTCCCGGCTCTCTTCCGGAGTATACCTGTATCGTCTCGAAGCGACCCTGGGCAGCGGACAATCTTTCACTCAAAGCAGAAAGATGACTTTAATTAAATAA
- a CDS encoding Gfo/Idh/MocA family protein, whose protein sequence is MTQKPDIHITRRKALRHLATGAAAVAISPLAISSLTSAGRHRSNINSVTLALVGGAHIHAPNFANRMAESPIVTTKYVWDPSREVAEERRDVTGGEIADDPSVIFQDPEVDGVVICSQTNLHAELVPQAAEAGKHLFVEKPVGLNGDEAKAIADEVNRAGVIFQTGYFMRSSGVNQKIKSLLQDSALGDITRLRLSNVHSGAIGGWFDTDWYWMTDTEQAGVGAFGDLGSHVMDLLLWFMENDSPKACTGYVNEVLERYPTSDEYGEGMVTFESGAVATIAGGWVDHANPNQIEISGTEGHLRVTNGELFLRIPDRDIDASEPRTDLPEDHKHPLELFFDVVAGEENLPLITADEAAEVNRVITEIYNAHVQGGWVQL, encoded by the coding sequence ATGACTCAAAAACCCGATATCCATATCACACGCAGGAAAGCGCTGCGTCACCTCGCAACCGGAGCTGCAGCCGTAGCGATCTCACCGCTGGCAATAAGCTCGTTAACATCTGCCGGCAGACATCGATCAAACATCAATTCCGTTACGCTGGCACTGGTAGGCGGAGCTCATATTCATGCACCCAATTTTGCCAACCGGATGGCGGAATCACCCATTGTGACCACCAAATATGTGTGGGATCCCAGCCGGGAAGTAGCCGAGGAGCGTCGCGACGTGACGGGCGGTGAAATTGCGGATGACCCATCAGTGATATTTCAGGACCCTGAGGTGGATGGCGTGGTGATCTGCTCACAAACCAATCTTCACGCAGAACTGGTGCCACAGGCTGCCGAAGCGGGAAAGCATTTGTTTGTGGAAAAACCTGTGGGTCTGAATGGCGATGAAGCAAAAGCGATTGCGGATGAGGTTAACCGGGCGGGGGTGATTTTCCAGACCGGCTATTTTATGCGGAGCAGCGGGGTGAATCAAAAAATAAAATCCCTCTTGCAGGATAGCGCGCTGGGTGATATCACCAGGTTACGGCTCAGTAATGTCCACAGCGGCGCGATCGGGGGATGGTTTGATACGGACTGGTACTGGATGACCGACACCGAACAGGCCGGTGTAGGCGCGTTTGGCGACTTGGGGTCTCACGTGATGGATCTGCTCCTCTGGTTTATGGAAAATGACTCGCCAAAAGCGTGTACCGGTTATGTGAACGAGGTTCTGGAGCGATATCCTACCAGTGATGAATATGGAGAGGGAATGGTAACGTTTGAATCGGGCGCGGTTGCCACCATTGCCGGCGGATGGGTGGATCACGCCAATCCAAATCAAATAGAGATCTCCGGTACGGAAGGTCATCTGCGGGTAACGAATGGCGAACTCTTTTTACGAATTCCGGATAGAGACATCGATGCATCTGAACCCCGGACCGATCTCCCGGAGGACCACAAACACCCGCTGGAGCTCTTTTTTGATGTAGTGGCCGGCGAGGAAAATCTGCCATTAATCACCGCAGACGAAGCCGCTGAAGTCAACCGCGTGATCACCGAAATCTACAACGCTCACGTACAGGGCGGCTGGGTGCAGTTGTAA